From the genome of Planctomycetota bacterium:
GGCTCGCCAAGGTCGGTGACAAGTGGAACACGCCCGCCGGCCGCGACATCATCTGGCGCAGCCGGGCCGACGCCGCCTGCGACTATCTGGCGAAGATCGTGACCGACCCCAAGACGCCCGAAGCCGAGAAGCCGCGGTACATGCGCAGCTTCGACTTCCACAAGGGCGCTGCCAAGGACAAGGCGCTTCAGAGCATTCTGGGGCTCTGACAGGTGATGATCGCAAAGTAAACTGTGGCACGGTCGCCCTCGGCCGTGCAAATGATGCGCTGCATCGCCCAGCCGAGGGCGGCTGGGCCACAGCCCCGGCGCGATACGTCATCCATGACTGGAGCAATCATGTTCGCATTCACTGGTTATCGTCCGATGATGCTCTTGCTCGTTGTCGCTTCGCTCATGGCGCATGTCGCCCCCGTCATCGCCGATGATGACGCCGATCAGGCGGCCAAGGATGCCCTGATTGTCGAGACGATTCAGAAGATCGACAACTTCGACATCACCAAATCCGAAAAAGCCCAGGCGGCGCTCTCGCGCTATCTGAAGCGCAACCACGGGTCGCAGGAATACGTCGATCTGATCGAGCGCTTTCATGTGGACGGCGAAGCCGCCGATCTCGCCGATCTCGCCGATCTCGCCGTCGAGAAGCCGCGCGAGACGATCGGCGTCAAAGCCGCGAAACTCGTCATCGACTTCGGTCAGGGGCAGCGCCTCATCGACATCGCCGCCGGGGACGATGCCAAGCGCGCCGACGCGGCGCGGACGGCGATGGGGCTGACCGGGGAGAAGGCGGCGGTGGAGGCGCTGATGGCGATGGCGTGCGACATGAAGCATCCGCAGGCCGTGCGCAGCGCCGCCGTGCAGGCGATCGGCCTGTCGCGCAACGGCGAACTGGCGCTCCTCGAAGCGGTCAAGGACAAGAAGCTGCCCGCCGATCTGAACCTTTCGGCCGGTCAGGTGCTCTCCGCCTCCGCTGACCCCGCCGTGCGCGACGAAGCCGGCAAGCTCATCACGATGCCGACCAGCGCCAGCGCGACGCCGCTGCCGCCGGTGAGCGAACTGGTCAAACTCACCGGCGACGTCGCCAAGGGCAAAATGGTGTTCGAACGCATCTGCGTCGCCTGTCACAAAGTCGCCGACAAGGGCATCGACTTTGGTCCCAACCTCACCGAAATCGGCGACAAGCTGCCCAAAGAAGGCCTGTACTCCGCCATCCTCGACCCCTCCGCCGGCATCAGCTTCGGGTTTGAGGGGTTCACGATCACCTTCAAGGACGGCACGCAGGCCATCGGCCTCATCGCCTCCGAAACCGAAGACAACCTCACCCTCCGCCTCCCCGGCGGCATCATGCAGACTTACCCCAAGGCCAACATCGCCAGCCGGCAAATGCTCCCCACCTCCTTCATGCCCCCGGGCCTCCAAGCCGCGATGACGCAGGATGAACTCGTCGGGTTGGTCGAATACCTGACGACGCTCAAAAAAGCCAAGTGAGCCGCAACGGCGCGGATTAACGATATCATGGGGCATGCCCATGCGGCGGCATTTGATTGCAATTGCGCTATTCGCCACCGTGATCTCGGTACTGGTGGGATTGGTCAGCATGCACCTGGGTCCGCTATCGAATGTATATCAGAAGGTCGAGACGGCCAGTGTTCGTCCTGTGGGCGTATTCCATTACAACAATGAGTACCAGACGATCGAAGCGATCGAATTCTCGACGGATGATGGATTTGTCGGCGTGCGTCGATTTACGCCTCGACGAAGTTCAGACGGTTTCGCCGCCATTCCGACATCCGACAATCCAAGCTTTGATGTGTTTGACTTGCACGGGCGTTTTGTGCCTGAGGCGCTGAACGCATCCCATCAACTGATGCCCGCATATGCGCCGCTGTTTTCGTACATCGTCACCAACTCAATGTTCCACGATCTTTCGGGCGACAATGTCTGGCGAATTGACGCGCGATCGGGAATTGTCACTCGAGCGCGCCGTGAAGATTCCAGCAGCGAATGGATTGAGATGACGTCGCCGGATGACGCTTCGGCGATGCGCTGGCGGGTTGAGTCGGATGACGTGGAAAAATTAGAAGTGGAGCATGGCGATGGGCTCGTGGAATCCGTTCTCGTGTTTGAATCAACCAGTGTGCGATCGCTTTCGCCATCGACCGGCGAAATACTGCACGAATGGCCCTACTTCAAGTTCGACACAAATAAAGGCATTGAGGCATATCGGAAGCGATTCGGACTCCGCGAAGAAGTGCCATTTCGCGCATGGCGAATTGCTCACGATGATGCGAGCGGGCGTGTTGCCGCTGGCGATCTGCAAACCGCACGTGTCCGCACCGTCGATCTGACCGGTCGCACGGCAAGTGTGGAACTGAATAGCGACATGGCTCCATTCATCTGGCAAACTTCGGATATTTACTTCAGCGGCCGGGACTATCTTGTTGTTCGACTCAAATGCGCTGGGCGAACTTTCGCCTCCGCTGAAATGATGGAAGTTTTTGATTGTCGCACCTGGCAACGCGTCTGGCGAAGCAGCAATTCGGGCATAAGGGCTGCGGCCGTTTCACACGATGGGAAGACAATTGCGATCATTCGCGACAATGTCTTGGAAATCGGGCCGTTCCAGCCGCGCGATGTGGAGTCGGCGAGTCAATGATGCGTTCAATTGCCGTTAGTGCCCCAACAGCGCCGCGGGGATGTATCGGAAGTAGGGCAATTGCACGAGCGGTTGGTTGAGCCAGCCGATGGCCTGGTGGTAGTTGAGGAATTCGCTCACGTAGATTTGTGCGACGAAGGTGAACCAGATCATGAAGGCCGCGGCGCCGGCGGCGATGCGGCCGAAGCGCGAGCCGGCCCAGCCGACGGTGGCGACGACGACATGCCGTTTCGTCGGCTCTTCGATGGCCAAAAGGTCGAGGCGGTCGAGCACATGACGCTCGGTCTCGCTGATCGATTCGGCGGCGACCGCGCCCTTGCGGATCGCGCCGGCGAGGGCGCGGGCGTACAACTTCGCGGCCATTAACCGCAGCGCCACGAAAATCGGGAACACGATGAAGCTCGCCATCAGGAAATACGACGCGAGCTGCTGATAGACCTGTGCATCGGTCATGGCGTCGTAGTTGGGCTGGCGGTCGAAGAACATCGGCGCGGTTTTGAGAAGGATGACGGGCATCGAGAGCAGGGCGTACATCGCCGCGAGGCCGACGCAGGCCCATGCATGCCGCCGCACCAGCGTCCAGACGAGGCGGAAATCGTAGAACCGCCGCCAGTTCCCCGCCGCGGCCTGATGGGCGAGCGCCATCGGCACGTACATCATGGCGGCGATGAAGAGCATCGTGCCGGCGAGCCCGGTGAGCGGGCCGACGGCGGCCTGTTCGTAGCCCTTGTTGAACGAGTTGTTCCACCCGTCGTACCACGCGAAGAGCCACAGCACACAGCCCGGCAGCGTGAAGACCCAAGTGTTGAACGCCCCGCCGAGGCCGCGCTTGACGTTGAGCCAGAGCGAATCGCCGAGCCAGTGTCCCTCGCGCTGGCGGATGAACCAGTTGGGCCAGCGCACGAGCGGTGCGGTCGCCGGATCTTCCGCGGCGAATTCGGCGAACGTCATGCCTGCCGTGCCGACGCTCGAAGCGCTGTGCCAGTGCTTGAACGTCGCCCGCCGCATCGCCCGCAGGGTCCATCCGACGATGACGATCGCGGTCAGCGGGTTGGCGCAGAGCACCG
Proteins encoded in this window:
- a CDS encoding c-type cytochrome, giving the protein MMRCIAQPRAAGPQPRRDTSSMTGAIMFAFTGYRPMMLLLVVASLMAHVAPVIADDDADQAAKDALIVETIQKIDNFDITKSEKAQAALSRYLKRNHGSQEYVDLIERFHVDGEAADLADLADLAVEKPRETIGVKAAKLVIDFGQGQRLIDIAAGDDAKRADAARTAMGLTGEKAAVEALMAMACDMKHPQAVRSAAVQAIGLSRNGELALLEAVKDKKLPADLNLSAGQVLSASADPAVRDEAGKLITMPTSASATPLPPVSELVKLTGDVAKGKMVFERICVACHKVADKGIDFGPNLTEIGDKLPKEGLYSAILDPSAGISFGFEGFTITFKDGTQAIGLIASETEDNLTLRLPGGIMQTYPKANIASRQMLPTSFMPPGLQAAMTQDELVGLVEYLTTLKKAK